In Pectinophora gossypiella chromosome 5, ilPecGoss1.1, whole genome shotgun sequence, a genomic segment contains:
- the LOC126366774 gene encoding uncharacterized protein LOC126366774 isoform X1 produces MTICKMTTILILQLFLSSSESVPYGSLQQNQRGFFQPPMMVPRKVFIPEFYEPPENVRAGLRLQFSFTAPQPFNPVQFTPTSEQNWLPDNNLQDNLNIQVRGQNNVLNSESPINGPQKSTHNEEQGKLAKNNIKEDDKTNDVDNLKPYDVRTTTVDPYFTTEDTTGTTDEYDTSTFLPDELNRSAVSAPIVATLLGG; encoded by the exons ATGACTATTTGCAAG ATGACGACAATTTTGATTTTGCAACTCTTTCTATCAAGTTCCGAAAGTGTACCATATGGAAGTCTCCAACAAAACCAACGAGGATTTTTCCAGCCACCAATGATGGTTCCGAGGAAAGTTTTTATACCAGAGTTTTATGAGCCACCTGAAAATGTACGAGCAGGCCTTAGATTACAATT TTCTTTTACAGCACCTCAACCATTCAATCCAGTACAATTCACACCGACAAGTGAACAAAACTGGTTGCCTGACAATAATTTACAAGACAACCTAAATATTCAAGTTCGAGGGCAAAATAATGTCCTAAACAGTGAATCACCGATAAATGGTCCACAAAAGTCAACACATAATGAGGAACAAGGAAAATTGgcgaaaaacaatattaaagaaGATGACAAAACAAATGACGTTGATAATTTGAAACCATATGATGTACGTACTACAACAGTAGATCCATACTTTACGACAGAGGACACAACTGGAACGACAGATGAGTACGACACG tcaACCTTCCTTCCCGACGAGCTCAATCGTTCAGCAGTATCAGCGCCTATAGTTGCTACTCTCTTAGGAGGCTAA
- the LOC126366774 gene encoding uncharacterized protein LOC126366774 isoform X2, whose product MTTILILQLFLSSSESVPYGSLQQNQRGFFQPPMMVPRKVFIPEFYEPPENVRAGLRLQFSFTAPQPFNPVQFTPTSEQNWLPDNNLQDNLNIQVRGQNNVLNSESPINGPQKSTHNEEQGKLAKNNIKEDDKTNDVDNLKPYDVRTTTVDPYFTTEDTTGTTDEYDTSTFLPDELNRSAVSAPIVATLLGG is encoded by the exons ATGACGACAATTTTGATTTTGCAACTCTTTCTATCAAGTTCCGAAAGTGTACCATATGGAAGTCTCCAACAAAACCAACGAGGATTTTTCCAGCCACCAATGATGGTTCCGAGGAAAGTTTTTATACCAGAGTTTTATGAGCCACCTGAAAATGTACGAGCAGGCCTTAGATTACAATT TTCTTTTACAGCACCTCAACCATTCAATCCAGTACAATTCACACCGACAAGTGAACAAAACTGGTTGCCTGACAATAATTTACAAGACAACCTAAATATTCAAGTTCGAGGGCAAAATAATGTCCTAAACAGTGAATCACCGATAAATGGTCCACAAAAGTCAACACATAATGAGGAACAAGGAAAATTGgcgaaaaacaatattaaagaaGATGACAAAACAAATGACGTTGATAATTTGAAACCATATGATGTACGTACTACAACAGTAGATCCATACTTTACGACAGAGGACACAACTGGAACGACAGATGAGTACGACACG tcaACCTTCCTTCCCGACGAGCTCAATCGTTCAGCAGTATCAGCGCCTATAGTTGCTACTCTCTTAGGAGGCTAA
- the LOC126366774 gene encoding uncharacterized protein LOC126366774 isoform X3 encodes MSHLKMYEQALDYNSPQPFNPVQFTPTSEQNWLPDNNLQDNLNIQVRGQNNVLNSESPINGPQKSTHNEEQGKLAKNNIKEDDKTNDVDNLKPYDVRTTTVDPYFTTEDTTGTTDEYDTSTFLPDELNRSAVSAPIVATLLGG; translated from the exons ATGAGCCACCTGAAAATGTACGAGCAGGCCTTAGATTACAATT CACCTCAACCATTCAATCCAGTACAATTCACACCGACAAGTGAACAAAACTGGTTGCCTGACAATAATTTACAAGACAACCTAAATATTCAAGTTCGAGGGCAAAATAATGTCCTAAACAGTGAATCACCGATAAATGGTCCACAAAAGTCAACACATAATGAGGAACAAGGAAAATTGgcgaaaaacaatattaaagaaGATGACAAAACAAATGACGTTGATAATTTGAAACCATATGATGTACGTACTACAACAGTAGATCCATACTTTACGACAGAGGACACAACTGGAACGACAGATGAGTACGACACG tcaACCTTCCTTCCCGACGAGCTCAATCGTTCAGCAGTATCAGCGCCTATAGTTGCTACTCTCTTAGGAGGCTAA
- the LOC126366945 gene encoding uncharacterized protein LOC126366945 produces MAKPSRRKANVSAACQNTGEIVLSAIKKLMKNTGWTARTIVKFIKMEYTINDPNISRKVSRALKRGVRLGLLMMDRGRYRLNDMSRLARPIEAREIRGRQARMNEAKETRVRQRRGTRERPLRLYSRSCSRANIKRKS; encoded by the exons ATGGCAAAGCCATCCAGAAGAAAAGCTAATGTCTCGGCGGCTTGTCAGAACACCGGGGAAATAGTTTTATCAGCGATCAAAAAGTTAATGAAGAATACAGGCTGGACTGCAAGGACAATCGTCAAATTCATTAAAATGGAATATACAATAAATGACCCGAATATTAGCCGTAAAGTATCGAG GGCATTGAAACGCGGCGTCCGACTGGGGCTGCTGATGATGGACCGTGGTCGCTACCGACTCAACGACATGTCTCGCCTGGCGCGGCCCATCGAGGCACGGGAGATACGAGGTCGGCAGGCGCGGATGAACGAGGCGAAGGAGACCCGCGTACGACAGAGGCGAGGCACGCGCGAACGACCCCTCCGTCTATACAGCCGATCTTGCTCAAGAGCAAACATTAAACGAAAATCGTAA